From Petrotoga sp. 9PW.55.5.1, the proteins below share one genomic window:
- the gyrA gene encoding DNA gyrase subunit A translates to MEDQNQIIIKDFTDELRTSYLLYSMSVIVSRAIPDVRDGLKPVQRRILYSMSELGLKHNSSFKKNARIVGEVMGKYHPHGDAAIYDALVRMGQSFTLRYPLVEAQGNFGSIDGDPPAAMRYTEARMPELGEYMLKDIDKDTVDFRDNFDGSLKEPIVLPTRLPNLLMNGSSGIAVGMTTNIPPHNLKELVNALKLMIENPDCEVKDLLKHIKGPDFPTGGLVVDGENLAELYENGRGKITIRGKYRIEENDKGTSIVFDEIPYNVSKSDIIQQIVKYAVRLKEQKKDSGIKDVRDESDKEGIRLVIELKRNANIKRLINELFKHTNLQSYFYVQMNVIDKDKPSLMNLKMLLQSFLDHRVEVITRRVKYELEKAKKRAHIVEGLIKAVQGIDTVVEIIRNSENPEMALKNLQETIGVTQEQAKAIADMRLISLSRLESNNLKEELKGLYTQIEKDIEILNNKDKLMNVIKEELDEVREKFGDDRRTEILYNESNFSEEVEMVQDEDVVIVLTKWGYIKAIPSNEYKVQGRGGKGVKGLKISEDDNVKEIINTNRLSKLMLISSAGKAYQINAYEIETSFKGSKGKHIANFISLSEAEDIKTIAPISLDGDYDKDIMIFTKLGKVKRTSLREFRNARNNGIRAINLSDNDMVVDAILLNSKDENILVITKKGMALKFHSSDVRKMGRNAMGVNSIKLRKDDEVVNVVREEKDKKLLLITEKGYGKRALFDSYRVQNRGGVGLKTVRDVLKIGSIICAMSVQDGKDILVFTKKGKAIRVNVDNINVLGRITQGVIVVRLDENDSVVGTIEVQETE, encoded by the coding sequence ATGGAAGATCAAAACCAGATAATAATTAAAGATTTTACCGATGAACTTAGAACTTCATATTTATTATACTCTATGAGCGTTATTGTTAGTAGAGCTATCCCAGATGTAAGGGATGGATTGAAACCCGTTCAAAGAAGAATATTATATTCTATGAGTGAGTTGGGGTTAAAACATAATTCTTCATTCAAAAAAAATGCCCGTATTGTTGGAGAAGTTATGGGTAAGTATCATCCCCATGGGGATGCTGCTATTTATGATGCCCTGGTTAGAATGGGTCAATCTTTCACTTTGAGATACCCATTAGTTGAAGCTCAAGGAAACTTTGGTTCGATAGATGGCGATCCGCCTGCCGCAATGAGGTATACTGAGGCAAGGATGCCTGAATTAGGCGAGTATATGCTCAAAGATATAGATAAAGACACTGTTGATTTCAGGGATAACTTCGATGGCTCTTTAAAGGAACCTATAGTTTTACCTACGAGATTACCTAATCTTTTAATGAATGGTTCTAGTGGAATTGCTGTTGGAATGACTACAAATATTCCACCACATAATTTAAAAGAACTGGTGAATGCCTTAAAATTAATGATTGAAAATCCCGATTGTGAGGTAAAAGACTTACTAAAACATATTAAAGGCCCTGATTTTCCAACAGGTGGTTTGGTAGTTGATGGAGAAAATCTAGCTGAGCTATATGAGAATGGAAGAGGCAAAATAACTATTAGAGGGAAATATAGAATTGAAGAGAATGATAAGGGAACTTCCATTGTTTTTGATGAAATTCCTTACAACGTCTCTAAATCTGATATAATTCAACAAATAGTTAAATATGCAGTCAGATTAAAAGAACAAAAAAAGGATTCTGGAATTAAAGATGTAAGAGACGAAAGCGATAAAGAGGGAATTAGGCTAGTTATAGAATTAAAAAGAAATGCGAATATAAAAAGATTGATCAATGAATTGTTTAAACACACAAATCTTCAATCATATTTTTACGTTCAGATGAATGTCATTGATAAAGATAAACCTTCTTTGATGAATTTAAAAATGTTATTGCAAAGCTTTTTAGATCACAGGGTTGAAGTAATAACCCGAAGAGTAAAATATGAATTAGAAAAGGCTAAAAAAAGAGCTCATATCGTGGAAGGGTTAATAAAAGCTGTTCAAGGAATAGACACGGTTGTGGAAATTATTAGAAATTCTGAGAATCCAGAAATGGCTTTAAAAAATTTGCAGGAAACAATAGGTGTAACCCAAGAACAAGCAAAAGCTATAGCAGATATGCGATTAATAAGTCTTTCAAGATTGGAATCCAACAATCTAAAAGAAGAGTTAAAAGGCTTATATACCCAGATAGAAAAAGATATCGAAATTTTGAATAATAAAGATAAATTGATGAATGTAATTAAGGAAGAACTTGATGAAGTACGTGAAAAATTCGGTGATGATAGAAGAACTGAAATTCTGTACAACGAATCAAATTTTTCTGAAGAAGTTGAAATGGTTCAAGATGAAGATGTCGTTATTGTACTAACAAAATGGGGATATATAAAAGCCATTCCTTCAAATGAATATAAGGTCCAGGGAAGAGGCGGAAAAGGTGTAAAAGGGTTAAAAATATCTGAAGATGATAACGTTAAAGAAATAATCAATACTAACAGATTATCTAAGCTTATGTTGATAAGTTCTGCGGGAAAAGCTTATCAAATTAACGCTTATGAGATAGAAACAAGTTTCAAAGGATCAAAAGGTAAACATATCGCTAATTTTATTAGTTTGAGTGAGGCAGAAGATATAAAAACTATCGCTCCAATTTCCTTAGACGGAGATTATGATAAAGATATTATGATCTTTACAAAATTAGGAAAGGTAAAAAGAACTTCGCTAAGAGAATTTAGAAATGCAAGAAACAACGGTATTAGGGCCATAAATTTATCAGATAACGATATGGTAGTGGATGCAATCCTATTAAATAGCAAAGATGAAAATATATTGGTAATTACAAAAAAAGGTATGGCGCTTAAATTCCATTCATCCGATGTAAGAAAGATGGGGAGAAACGCCATGGGAGTTAACTCTATTAAGTTAAGGAAAGATGATGAAGTGGTGAATGTCGTAAGAGAGGAAAAAGATAAAAAATTACTATTAATAACCGAAAAAGGTTATGGAAAAAGAGCTTTATTTGATTCCTACAGGGTTCAGAATCGTGGAGGCGTAGGTTTAAAAACAGTAAGAGATGTTTTGAAGATCGGTTCTATTATATGCGCTATGAGTGTACAAGACGGAAAAGATATTCTTGTTTTTACTAAAAAAGGCAAAGCAATTAGAGTTAACGTTGATAATATAAACGTTTTAGGCAGAATTACCCAAGGAGTTATTGTTGTTAGGTTAGATGAAAATGATTCAGTAGTGGGAACAATAGAGGTTCAAGAAACCGAGTGA
- the metG gene encoding methionine--tRNA ligase — protein MDTFYVTTPIYYVNSEPHIGSAYTTIVADIIARFKRMLGYDVFFLTGTDEHGQKVLQAAKERNMSPQEYVDNLSSKFKKLWDELGISYDHFVRTTDDYHMKTVQIMINKMIEKGDIYKGKYTGWYCIHDESFWDEKEIIIKENTKLCPECNRELKWVEEENYFFKLSKYTQPLLDHYEKHPDFVEPSFRKNEMLQILKSGLNDLSITRTTFDWGIPLESDPKHVVYVWVDALINYVSSIGYFDDKEKFDKYWPADLHLIGKEINRFHSIIWPAMLMSADLPLPKKVFAHGWLTVNGQKISKSLGNAVDPRILMDAYGKDAVRYYLLRDINFGRDGDFSEENLITRYNADLVNDLSNLVYRTLTMAEKYFNGVIPKPQEKDIIDEELYDILENKTKEYLKCMDSYQFTQALENLWELIRFSNKYIDLTEPWILGKDPERKDRLATVIYNLLDSIRIIAVLISPVMPDTSKIILQKFGYDLNHLSPKNFRKGVLEYGIKIDKGSPVFERIDTKTWKRIIKTTETEEAEKVMSEENTNIQNIIEIDDFKKVDLRVAQVIKAENIEKSNKLLRLQLDVGPLGTRQIIAGIKNFYSPEDLENKKIIIISNLKPAKLMGETSEGMLLAAKDSNGNLSVLTVEKDVEAGAKIS, from the coding sequence ATGGATACGTTTTATGTGACTACCCCAATATATTATGTCAATAGTGAACCTCATATAGGTTCTGCATATACTACCATCGTTGCTGACATAATTGCTAGATTTAAAAGGATGTTGGGGTACGATGTTTTCTTCTTAACGGGGACAGATGAACACGGTCAAAAGGTTTTACAAGCTGCCAAAGAAAGAAATATGTCTCCACAAGAATATGTGGATAATCTTTCATCAAAATTCAAAAAATTGTGGGACGAACTTGGGATAAGTTACGACCATTTTGTAAGAACAACTGATGATTATCATATGAAAACCGTTCAGATAATGATAAATAAAATGATCGAAAAAGGGGATATATACAAGGGAAAATATACCGGTTGGTATTGTATACACGATGAATCGTTTTGGGATGAAAAAGAGATAATAATAAAAGAGAACACAAAATTATGTCCTGAGTGTAATAGAGAATTAAAATGGGTAGAGGAAGAGAATTATTTTTTCAAACTTTCAAAATATACCCAACCTCTTTTAGACCATTATGAAAAACATCCTGATTTTGTTGAGCCGTCTTTTAGAAAAAATGAGATGCTTCAAATTTTAAAGAGTGGTTTGAACGATTTAAGTATTACCCGAACAACTTTCGATTGGGGTATACCTTTAGAATCCGATCCAAAACATGTTGTCTATGTTTGGGTGGATGCTTTAATAAATTATGTTAGTTCTATTGGTTACTTTGATGATAAAGAGAAGTTCGATAAATACTGGCCCGCGGATCTTCATTTAATAGGTAAAGAGATTAACAGGTTTCATTCAATTATATGGCCTGCAATGCTGATGTCTGCTGATCTGCCTCTTCCTAAAAAAGTTTTCGCTCATGGGTGGTTGACTGTAAATGGCCAAAAAATATCTAAATCTCTGGGAAATGCGGTTGATCCTAGAATTTTAATGGATGCATATGGCAAAGATGCTGTTAGATATTACTTGCTAAGAGATATAAATTTTGGAAGAGATGGGGATTTTTCAGAAGAAAATCTTATAACAAGGTACAATGCGGATTTGGTTAATGATTTGAGCAATTTAGTATACAGAACACTTACTATGGCGGAGAAATATTTCAATGGGGTTATCCCAAAACCTCAAGAAAAAGATATAATAGATGAAGAACTATACGATATTCTTGAAAACAAAACAAAAGAGTATTTAAAATGTATGGATTCTTATCAATTTACACAGGCTTTAGAGAATCTTTGGGAATTAATAAGATTTTCTAATAAATATATCGATTTGACGGAACCTTGGATTTTAGGTAAAGACCCCGAAAGAAAAGATAGACTGGCAACGGTCATATATAATTTGCTTGATAGTATTAGAATAATAGCAGTTCTAATAAGCCCTGTGATGCCAGATACCTCAAAAATAATACTACAAAAGTTCGGTTACGATTTAAATCATTTAAGCCCTAAAAATTTTAGGAAAGGGGTATTAGAATACGGGATAAAAATAGATAAAGGCTCTCCGGTTTTTGAAAGAATAGATACCAAAACCTGGAAAAGAATAATAAAAACAACAGAAACAGAGGAGGCAGAAAAAGTTATGTCAGAAGAAAATACTAATATACAAAATATTATTGAGATAGATGATTTCAAGAAAGTTGATCTTAGAGTTGCCCAAGTAATCAAAGCAGAAAATATAGAAAAATCTAACAAATTACTACGTTTACAACTAGATGTTGGCCCCTTAGGAACCAGACAGATTATTGCAGGAATTAAGAATTTTTATTCACCGGAAGATTTAGAGAATAAAAAAATAATTATAATTTCAAACTTAAAACCCGCTAAATTGATGGGTGAAACATCAGAAGGAATGCTATTGGCAGCAAAAGATTCTAATGGAAATTTAAGTGTATTAACAGTAGAAAAAGACGTAGAAGCCGGCGCAAAGATTTCATAA